From one Fusobacterium mortiferum ATCC 9817 genomic stretch:
- a CDS encoding DUF1385 domain-containing protein, which yields MNERISIGGQAVIEGVMMRSPTCIATAVRKPSGEIVYKKTPISKKKGKLAEIPFIRGAVMLFDALVMGIKELTFSANEAEEKEEEQISQKEAILTTVVSLGLGIGLFIVLPSLIGSFLFLDNKLYSNLLEAVLRLLFFILYIWLISFSKDVRRVYEYHGAEHKSIYAYENNMELTPENAKKFTTLHPRCGTSFLLIVMLIAIIVFSTIDFLFPTPATVIGRIAMKVVLRVILMPLIAGISYEIQRYSSKHLDNFCIKTLALPGLSLQKITTKEPDLKQLEVAIVAIKAALGENVENAREVSK from the coding sequence ATGAACGAGAGAATAAGTATAGGAGGACAAGCTGTAATAGAGGGAGTGATGATGAGAAGTCCAACTTGTATAGCTACAGCGGTTAGAAAGCCTTCTGGTGAAATTGTATATAAAAAGACGCCTATTTCAAAAAAGAAAGGGAAATTAGCAGAAATTCCTTTTATAAGAGGAGCTGTTATGCTTTTTGATGCTCTTGTTATGGGAATAAAAGAGCTTACATTTTCAGCAAATGAAGCTGAAGAAAAAGAAGAGGAACAAATCAGTCAAAAGGAAGCTATTTTGACTACAGTAGTTTCATTGGGATTAGGGATAGGACTATTTATAGTTTTACCTTCATTGATAGGAAGCTTTTTATTTTTAGATAATAAACTATATTCAAATCTTTTAGAAGCTGTATTGAGATTACTGTTTTTTATTCTATATATTTGGCTTATATCTTTTTCAAAAGATGTGAGAAGAGTATATGAGTATCATGGAGCAGAGCATAAATCAATATATGCTTATGAAAATAATATGGAGTTAACTCCTGAAAATGCTAAAAAGTTTACAACATTACACCCAAGATGTGGAACTAGTTTTTTACTTATAGTTATGTTGATAGCAATTATTGTATTTTCAACAATAGATTTTCTATTTCCAACACCAGCTACTGTGATAGGAAGAATAGCAATGAAAGTAGTTTTAAGAGTAATATTGATGCCTCTTATAGCTGGAATATCTTATGAGATTCAAAGATATAGTTCAAAGCACTTAGATAACTTTTGTATAAAGACTCTAGCTTTACCAGGGCTTTCATTACAAAAGATAACAACTAAAGAACCAGACTTGAAACAACTGGAAGTTGCTATTGTGGCTATAAAAGCAGCACTAGGAGAGAACGTGGAAAACGCAAGAGAGGTAAGTAAATAA
- a CDS encoding RrF2 family transcriptional regulator, whose amino-acid sequence MRIKNEIEYVIRILLYLTKYGENRIVSSNEISDAEDIPHLFSLRILKKLEKASLVKIFKGARGGYQLTKPSEEITLRDAVETIEPVICIKDCVNDPESCSLRKGECAVHRAFNGIQREFIKALESRNFKELAEETYQECKYNK is encoded by the coding sequence ATGAGGATTAAAAATGAAATTGAGTATGTAATCAGAATTCTACTTTATTTAACAAAATATGGAGAGAATAGAATAGTATCTTCAAATGAGATATCTGATGCTGAGGATATTCCACATCTATTTAGTTTAAGAATTTTAAAGAAATTAGAAAAAGCTAGTCTTGTAAAAATTTTTAAAGGAGCTAGAGGAGGATATCAATTAACTAAACCTAGCGAAGAAATAACATTAAGAGATGCAGTAGAGACAATAGAACCAGTTATATGTATAAAAGATTGTGTAAATGACCCTGAGTCATGTTCTTTAAGAAAAGGAGAATGTGCTGTGCATAGAGCATTTAATGGAATTCAAAGAGAATTTATTAAAGCTTTAGAATCTCGTAACTTTAAAGAGCTAGCAGAAGAAACTTATCAAGAGTGTAAATATAATAAATAG